The following are from one region of the Jeongeupia sp. USM3 genome:
- a CDS encoding FimV/HubP family polar landmark protein, which produces MLATPWVSHAAGLGKLNVVSGLGQPFRAEIDLTSVQPGEADSLAVSLASPEGYANAQVPYPPSSLGLRFNIDKRANGQYYVLVTSSQAVSEPFLGLLVELNWASGRIQREYSALIDPVGYGNTPARSSELPGKVVGKGASGAAPSSAAVRPAKAAAPARATQQAAADAPAADAYTVKSGDTLSSLARKFQADGVSYEQVLVSLYRSNPSAFDGNMNRLKRGRILRVPDRDAMASVSRDEAAKEIRLQGENWASYRNQLANAAGKQSAADAGAGAASGRITAKVDDKGLAQGESGKDVLKLSKGGQAADTQLKALQDEAQARQKSLDEANQRVAELQKNIKDMEQALAIKSPSGLAAAASATVPASASAVKAEVASAVAEVAAASAAAPVAASSLAVASPVARKRAPVVVAPPAGEPSFVDSMLENPLLIGGGLAAVLAGLGGLVWMRRRKPAQFEDSFLTAGDLKPNTVIGGSGGAVISTQPTENSFLTDFSRQGLGTIDTDEVDPVAEAEVYMAYGRDAQAEEILRDALGKDESRNEIRLKLLEIYAARKDNVAFEEIASSLFAQVGGQGALWEQAAYMGRNLDSANPLYQKAGAPAGGGVAAGAVTGVAAGAAAVAVAADALDLDLDLSGDAVEAEETPSADLPAGGPADDAATGMASLLDDLDFDLDGQDLDGGVPAPVEAVATAPVADDVGESVAGVPDRLDGLLDAPTVPADFDLEGGNELDFPLDLELPELAAAEPEAALALPEGGGDEEGDLGLDFDFGDALAGDAELPAALPEVDLSGLDLSLGGDERGDELAAGEDDPVQTKIDLAKAYLDMGDTEGAREILQEALGEGGAHHQQEAQRLLAEL; this is translated from the coding sequence ATGCTTGCGACGCCTTGGGTGAGTCATGCCGCCGGCCTTGGCAAATTGAATGTCGTTTCCGGTCTGGGGCAGCCGTTTCGTGCCGAGATCGACCTGACGTCGGTACAGCCGGGAGAGGCCGATTCGCTGGCGGTCAGCCTGGCTTCGCCGGAGGGCTATGCCAATGCGCAGGTGCCGTATCCGCCGTCGTCGCTGGGCTTGCGCTTCAATATCGACAAGCGCGCCAACGGCCAGTACTACGTGCTGGTGACCTCGAGTCAGGCGGTCAGCGAGCCTTTCCTCGGCCTGCTGGTCGAACTCAACTGGGCGTCGGGACGGATCCAGCGCGAATACTCGGCGCTGATCGACCCGGTCGGTTATGGCAACACGCCGGCGCGATCGAGCGAGCTGCCCGGAAAGGTTGTCGGCAAGGGGGCATCGGGCGCGGCGCCTTCGTCCGCCGCGGTCAGGCCGGCCAAGGCCGCTGCACCGGCCCGGGCGACGCAGCAGGCGGCAGCCGATGCGCCGGCCGCCGATGCCTACACGGTCAAGAGCGGCGATACCTTGTCGTCGCTGGCGCGCAAGTTCCAGGCCGATGGCGTGAGCTACGAACAGGTGCTGGTCAGCCTGTATCGCAGCAATCCGTCGGCCTTTGACGGCAATATGAATCGCCTCAAACGCGGCAGGATCCTCCGCGTGCCCGATCGCGATGCGATGGCGTCGGTGAGCCGTGACGAAGCGGCCAAGGAAATCCGTCTGCAGGGTGAAAACTGGGCGAGCTACCGCAACCAGCTGGCCAATGCAGCCGGCAAGCAGTCGGCGGCGGATGCCGGTGCCGGCGCGGCGTCAGGCAGGATCACTGCCAAGGTCGATGACAAGGGGCTGGCGCAGGGCGAGTCCGGCAAAGACGTGCTCAAGCTTTCCAAGGGCGGCCAGGCTGCCGATACGCAGCTGAAGGCATTGCAGGACGAGGCGCAGGCGCGCCAGAAGTCGCTTGACGAGGCGAACCAGCGTGTCGCCGAGCTGCAGAAGAACATCAAGGACATGGAGCAGGCGCTGGCGATCAAGAGCCCGTCCGGGCTTGCCGCTGCGGCATCTGCAACGGTGCCGGCCAGTGCCTCGGCGGTGAAGGCCGAAGTGGCTTCGGCAGTCGCCGAGGTCGCGGCTGCGAGCGCTGCCGCGCCGGTCGCTGCGTCGTCGCTTGCCGTGGCGAGTCCGGTTGCCAGAAAGCGCGCGCCGGTCGTCGTCGCGCCGCCGGCCGGGGAGCCGTCGTTCGTCGATTCGATGCTCGAAAATCCGCTGCTGATCGGCGGCGGGCTGGCCGCCGTGCTGGCCGGTCTCGGCGGCCTGGTGTGGATGCGTCGCCGCAAGCCGGCGCAGTTCGAAGACAGCTTCCTGACGGCGGGCGACCTCAAGCCCAATACCGTGATCGGTGGCAGTGGCGGTGCCGTGATCAGTACCCAGCCGACCGAGAATTCCTTCCTGACCGACTTCAGTCGTCAGGGGCTGGGGACCATCGACACCGACGAGGTCGATCCGGTGGCCGAGGCCGAGGTCTACATGGCCTACGGTCGCGATGCGCAGGCCGAGGAAATTCTCCGCGATGCGCTGGGCAAGGATGAAAGCCGCAACGAGATCCGGCTCAAGCTGCTGGAAATCTATGCCGCGCGCAAGGACAACGTGGCGTTCGAGGAGATTGCGTCGTCGCTGTTCGCCCAGGTTGGCGGCCAGGGGGCATTGTGGGAGCAGGCCGCCTACATGGGGCGCAATCTGGATTCGGCGAATCCGCTGTACCAGAAGGCGGGAGCGCCGGCGGGTGGTGGCGTTGCGGCTGGTGCAGTGACTGGTGTCGCCGCTGGTGCTGCTGCGGTCGCCGTCGCTGCGGATGCGCTCGATCTGGATCTGGACCTGAGTGGCGACGCGGTCGAGGCGGAAGAGACGCCGTCGGCCGACCTGCCTGCCGGCGGTCCGGCCGACGACGCGGCGACCGGCATGGCGTCGCTGCTCGACGATCTCGACTTTGATCTGGATGGTCAGGATCTGGATGGCGGGGTGCCCGCGCCGGTCGAGGCGGTCGCCACGGCGCCTGTCGCCGATGACGTTGGTGAATCGGTAGCCGGGGTGCCGGACCGGCTCGACGGGCTGCTCGATGCGCCGACCGTGCCGGCCGATTTCGACCTCGAAGGCGGGAATGAACTCGACTTCCCGCTCGACCTCGAACTGCCCGAGCTTGCGGCTGCCGAGCCCGAGGCGGCGCTCGCATTGCCGGAAGGCGGTGGCGACGAGGAGGGCGATCTGGGGCTGGACTTCGACTTCGGCGACGCCCTCGCCGGTGACGCCGAGCTGCCCGCAGCCTTGCCTGAGGTGGACCTGTCCGGGCTGGACCTGAGTCTGGGCGGCGATGAGCGCGGCGACGAACTGGCCGCGGGTGAGGATGACCCGGTGCAGACCAAGATCGATCTGGCCAAAGCCTATCTGGACATGGGCGATACCGAAGGCGCGCGCGAGATTCTGCAGGAGGCGCTCGGCGAAGGCGGCGCCCATCACCAGCAGGAGGCGCAGCGCCTGCTCGCCGAACTCTGA
- the gluQRS gene encoding tRNA glutamyl-Q(34) synthetase GluQRS codes for MSKESGVLTSPAYRGRFAPSPTGDLHMGSLLAAVASYLQARRAGGEWLLRIEDLDPPRTVPGATDRILRVLDGYGFEWDGEVCHQSRRTELYMAAIERLRADGWLYGCACTRKEIAQIAHAGIDGPVYPGTCRAGLAPGREARAWRVRVGDRGMAVPDALQGWLRQDLAREVGDFVLLRADGLVAYQLAVVVDDAAQGITDVVRGADLLDSTPRQCHLQQLLGYATPAYAHIPVLVNERGEKLSKQTLAHPLVVGDAAGALVTALSLLRQSPPPALRQAKLAEVWGWAEAHWCMDALIGLRQLYPPEGGGGVFG; via the coding sequence GGCCGCTTTGCGCCCAGTCCGACCGGCGACCTGCACATGGGCTCGCTGCTGGCTGCGGTTGCGAGCTATCTGCAGGCGAGGCGGGCGGGGGGCGAGTGGTTGCTGCGGATCGAGGATCTCGACCCGCCGCGTACGGTGCCTGGCGCCACCGACCGCATTCTTCGGGTGCTGGATGGGTATGGCTTCGAGTGGGACGGTGAGGTCTGCCACCAGAGCCGGCGGACCGAGCTGTACATGGCGGCGATCGAGCGCCTGAGGGCCGATGGCTGGCTCTACGGTTGTGCGTGTACCCGTAAGGAAATCGCGCAGATTGCCCACGCCGGCATCGACGGACCGGTCTATCCGGGGACGTGCCGCGCAGGGCTGGCACCGGGGCGCGAGGCGAGAGCCTGGCGGGTGCGGGTTGGCGATCGCGGCATGGCCGTTCCCGATGCGCTGCAGGGATGGCTGCGGCAGGATCTGGCTCGCGAAGTGGGCGATTTCGTGCTGCTGCGTGCGGATGGCCTGGTCGCCTATCAGTTGGCTGTTGTCGTCGACGATGCGGCCCAGGGCATCACCGATGTGGTGCGCGGCGCCGATCTGCTCGATTCGACGCCCAGGCAATGCCATCTGCAGCAATTGCTGGGTTATGCGACGCCGGCATACGCGCATATTCCGGTGCTGGTGAACGAGCGTGGCGAAAAGCTCAGCAAGCAGACGCTGGCGCATCCGCTGGTGGTTGGCGATGCCGCCGGGGCCCTGGTGACGGCGTTGTCATTGTTGCGTCAGTCGCCGCCGCCGGCGTTGCGCCAGGCAAAGCTGGCCGAGGTCTGGGGCTGGGCCGAAGCGCACTGGTGCATGGATGCACTGATCGGGCTGAGGCAGCTCTATCCGCCAGAGGGCGGGGGCGGCGTATTCGGATGA